The Kribbella sp. NBC_00662 nucleotide sequence TCCACCGCGGCGGGGGTGATGGTGGCCGCCTCGGCGGCGGCCCCGGATCTCGTTGGGGGTGTTCATAATATCCTCCTCGATATTGTTCATGACACTAACGATATATCGTTACTGTCTTCAACACAACCCCTCCCCGAAACTCGGTTGCGGGCGGACCCCGGCGTACCGAGCGTGGGGAGATGGACACCTTCGAGGAACTGATGGGTGAAGTGCTGTCGACCGCCGAGCGGTTCGGCCACAAGGAGCACGTGCGGCTGACCTGGCTCGCCGTACGGCGGTGTGGGACGGCCGGAGCGGTCGACTTGGTCAGCAACGGGATCCAGCAGACGGCGCGGTACGCGGGCGCGCCGCAGAAGTACAACGCGACGGTGAGCCGGGCTTGGGTCGAGCTGACGGCGTACCACATGAACGAGGCGCCCGATGAGAGCTTCGACGAGCTTGTAGAGCGCAGCCCGGGTCTGCTCGACAAGCGCCTGCTGACGCACTTCTACGAGCCGCGGACGCTGGCGTCGCAGGCCGCACGTTCAGGGTGGGTCGAGCCCGATGTGAGGCCGTTCCCGGTGTGACACCCCACAACCGCTACGAGCGAAGCGAGTGGCGGTCTTTACCTTGCCCTTAGGGCAGAGGGTTTGATGATCGTGTGTTGACGATCAGTGAGTTCGGGAAGCGGGCCGGGCTTTCGCACAAGGCCTTGCGGCTGTACGACGTGTCCGGGCTGCTCGCGCCCGCTCAGGTCGACCCGGCCAACGGTTACCGCTTCTACGACGAGGCGCAGCTGGAGCGGGCTCGGCGGATCAGTGTGCTGCGGCAGTTGGACATGCCGCTGACCACGATCGCCGAAGTACTGGCGGGATCCGACGAGGAGGGCTTGATCCGGCTCGATCGCTGGTGGGCCGCCGAGGAGGCAACCACGGAAGCCCGCCGGGCGACGCTGCAGTACCTGCGCGACCGCCTGTCCCGATCCGGTACGCCGGGACTCGCGCCGCGACCGGTCCTGACCCGCGACGTACCGGCGACCAAGATCGCGTCGATCCGCGCCGACACCGATCAGCAGCTGCTGGTCGGCGTCATCGTGACGTGCACCGACGAGATCCTGTCGTACCTGCGCGCGGCCGGGGCGAGCGCAACCACCGGGTCGTGGGTGATCTACCACGGCGCGGTGACGCCGGAGGGCGCGGCGACGGTCGAGGTGTGCGTGCCGTTCGACGGCCTCGTGGACCCGACCGGCCGGATCGCGATCCGGGTCGAGCCGGCGCACCGGGAGGCGTACTGCACGATCACGATGAACGAGTGCGCGTACCCGCGGATCATGCTCGCCTACGACCTCGTGACGGACTGGGTCCGGGCCACCGGCGTACCCGAGGCGGGTCCGCCACGTGAGGTGTACCTCCCGGACTGCCACCTGATCCCCCGCGACGAACCGGCCGTCGACATCGCTCTGCCCATTCTCGAGAGGAACGCCTGATGGACTACAAGACCCAGAGCCGGTTCAGCGACCCCGGCGACCACGCCGGACTGTTCGACGCGCTGCCGGACGACATCCCCGGAATCGCCGCGGTGGTTCGCAACCTGCTGATCCACTACCGGGGCGGCGGCATCGAGTTCACCGGCGAACGCCTCGCCGAGATCGACAACCGCTGGGTGGCGGCGATCCTCGCCACGGACCAGAAGCGCAACGGTACGGCGCTCACCGAGCCCCGGGAGCCCGTCGATCGCGTCGTCGGGTGCTGCCGCGACTACACGCTGACGTTCGTGTCCGTACTGCGGCACAAGGGGATCCCGGCGCGCAGCCGGATCGGGTTCGCGGACTACTTCGCGCAGGGGTTCAACCCCGACCACGTGGTCGCGGAGTACTGGAACGGCGACCGCTGGGTGATGATCGACGCGCAGCTCGACCCGGCCGAAGACCGTCCGTTCGACGTGCAGGACATGCCGAGCGGGCCGTTCCGGTCGGCCGCCGAGGTCTGGCTCGGGATCCGCGCCGGGGACCTTGACCCTGAGCTCTTCGGTGTCGACCCCGGATCGCCGATCGGCGGCGCGTGGTTCGTGCGGAACTACGTGCACTATCAACTCGCACACCTGAACGGCGACGAGCTGCTGCTCTGGGACAACTGGGGTGCGATGTCGGACCGGCTCGACGGCGCCGATGTCGACCTGACCGACCGGATCGCGCGACTGATGGTTGCCTCCGACAACGGAGACGAGACCGCGACGAAGGAGGTCGACGAGCTCTACCGCACCGATCCCGAGCTGACCTTCGCCGGCCGGTCGTTCATCACCTCTCCCACCGGCGCGCCGTTCGCGTGGGTGGACGTCAGCTGACGAGGTCCGCGACGACCTGGTCGATGCTGTTCAGCAGGGAGAGATGGCCTTCGCCCGGCAGGAAGTGGAACGTGCAGCCCGAGACGTGCGCGGCCAGCCAGTGGCCGTGGTCCGCGGGAACCATGCGGTCCTGATCGCCCTGCCAGATCGCCACCGGCGTGGTGATCTGGTCCAGGCGGAAGCCCCAGTCCTTCACGAACGCCAGGTCGTCGTCCCGCCAGCCGGCGATGCTCTCGGCAACGGAACGCCGCGACGAGGCCGCGAGCCAGTCCAGGATCGGACCGGTCATCGCGGCCTTGTCGACGTCGGAGACCAGATCGCCGAACGCGGCCGCCAGGTCTTCCGGCTCAGCACCAGCCAGCGCGCTCGACTGCTCC carries:
- a CDS encoding MerR family transcriptional regulator — protein: MLTISEFGKRAGLSHKALRLYDVSGLLAPAQVDPANGYRFYDEAQLERARRISVLRQLDMPLTTIAEVLAGSDEEGLIRLDRWWAAEEATTEARRATLQYLRDRLSRSGTPGLAPRPVLTRDVPATKIASIRADTDQQLLVGVIVTCTDEILSYLRAAGASATTGSWVIYHGAVTPEGAATVEVCVPFDGLVDPTGRIAIRVEPAHREAYCTITMNECAYPRIMLAYDLVTDWVRATGVPEAGPPREVYLPDCHLIPRDEPAVDIALPILERNA
- a CDS encoding transglutaminase domain-containing protein, which encodes MDYKTQSRFSDPGDHAGLFDALPDDIPGIAAVVRNLLIHYRGGGIEFTGERLAEIDNRWVAAILATDQKRNGTALTEPREPVDRVVGCCRDYTLTFVSVLRHKGIPARSRIGFADYFAQGFNPDHVVAEYWNGDRWVMIDAQLDPAEDRPFDVQDMPSGPFRSAAEVWLGIRAGDLDPELFGVDPGSPIGGAWFVRNYVHYQLAHLNGDELLLWDNWGAMSDRLDGADVDLTDRIARLMVASDNGDETATKEVDELYRTDPELTFAGRSFITSPTGAPFAWVDVS